The nucleotide window TCGGCGGCGCCCGGACGCTCGTGGCCATGAAGCACGTCGGGGTCAACGTCGCGGCCGACCCACTCATGACGTTTGCCTACACCGGCGTCAACGGTGGATTCATACTCGTCTCCGCCGACGATCCGAGCATGCACTCGTCGCAGAACGAGCAGGACAACCGGCGGTTCGCCGCCTTCGCCAAAATCCCCATGCTGGAGCCCAGCGACTCGGCCGAAGCCAAGGATTTTGTCGGCGCGGCGTTGGAGATCAGCGAGACGTTCGACTCGCCGGTCATGCTCCGGATCACCACCCGCACCGCCCACGGCAAGAGTGTGGCGCTGCTCGGCGAGCGGCAGGAGCATGCGTTGCGCAACCCCGGCAAGATCGACCGGGAGAAGTTCGTCATGCTCCCCATGTACGCCCGCCGCCGCCGCCTGGTCATCGCTGAGCGCGAGGAGCGCCTGGCGCGGTTCGCCGAGGAGACGCCGCTGAACCGCATCGAGCCCGGCGACCGTCGCGTCGGCTTCGTCACCTCGGGCGGCGCCTACGCCTACGTCAAGGAAATCTGGCCCGAGGCGTCGTTCCTGAAGCTGGGGCTGACCAACCCGATTCCCGCCGGGATGATCCGCCGGTTCGCCGCCTCGGTGGACCGTCTCATCGTGGTGGAGGAGCTGGACCCATACCTCGAGGAGCAGATCCGGATCCTGGGGCTCCCCGTCGAGGGCAAGTCCATCTTCCCGGCCATCGGCGAGCTGACGCCCGACATCGTCCGCGCCTGTCTGGCCAAGGCCGGCCTGCTGGAAGCGGCCGCCGCGCCGACCCATGCGGCGATGGACGGCCTGACCCCGCGGCCGCCGGCCATGTGCCCGGGATGTCCGCACCTCGGGATGTACCTGGCGCTGGGCAAGCTGCGCGACGCCACCATCACCGGTGACATCGGCTGCTACACCTTGGGCGCGCTGCCGCCCGTCAACGCGTTGGACACCTGCATCTGCATGGGCGCGAGCATCGGCGCCGCTATCGGGATCCAGAAGGCCCTGGGCGACGGCAAGAACATCGTCGCCGTGATCGGCGACTCCACCTTCCTCCACTCGGGCATCACCGGGCTGCTGGACGCCATCTACAACAAGAGCTCCATCACCATCATCATCAGCAACAACGGGATCACCGCCATGACCGGCGGGCAGGAGCACGCCGCCAGCGGCCATAACCTCCGCGGCGAGCCCACCTACAGCGTCGACCTGGTGGCCCTGTGCAAGGGCCTGGGTGTGGAACACGTCTTCGCCGCCGATCCCACCGACCACAAAGCGTTCAGCCAGCTGGTCAAGCGGGAGACCCAGTCCGACCACCTGTCGGTGATCGTCTCCAGTCAGCCGTGCGTGCTCTACCCCCAGAAGGTGAAGCGCGGCAAGTACGCCGTCGAGCCCGAGATCTGCATCGGCTGCGGCGCCTGCCGCAAGTCGGCCTGCCCGGCGCTCCTCAAGTCCGGCCAGAAGACAGACAAGGGGCACTTCAAGACGGTGATCGACGGGGAGCTTTGCACCGGCTGCGGCCTGTGCGCGTCGGTGTGTCCCGTCAGCGCCATCCAGCCCGTCGAGAAAGGAATGTAAGCCATGACCACCCCGACCACGAACATCCTGCTGGTGGGCGTCGGCGGACAGGGCATCATCCTGGCCAGCGAAATCATCGCCGAGACCGCGCTCCGGAGCGGCCTCGACGCCAAGAAGAGCGAGGTTCACGGCATGAGCCAGCGCGGCGGCGTCGTGAGCAGCCACGTCCGGTTCGGTCCCGTGGTGCACTCGCCGCTCATCGAGGAGGGGCGCGCCGACGTCATCCTGTCGTTCGAAATCCTGGAGTCGCTGCGCTGGCTGAATTTCCTCGCGCCGGCCGGCGCCGTGCTCGCCAACACCCAGCAGATCGTGCCGCCCATCGCTGCGGCCGGCCTGACCACATATCTCGATGACCCGGCCGCCGAGCTCGCGGCGCGGGTGCCCGGCGCGGTGCTGGTGCCCGCCGACGCGATCGCCCGGGAGCTGGGGAACAACCGGCTGGTCAACAGCGTGATGTTGGGCGTGCTGTCCACGATGTCGCCGCTGGACGTCGACGCCTGGCGGACTGTGGTGGCCGAGTTCGTGCCGGCCAAGGCCCGCGACGCCAACCGGGCCGCCTTCGAGCGCGGCCGGGCGCTGCGCGTGGTCTGACCGGCCGGCCGGTATCATCGATTCGGTTGCCCACGGGGAGGGAGCCGTCCGTGTTCGGATTCACGCGGCGCGCCGCCCGGCGCCTGCTGCATGACCCCAAGGCCCTCGGCCGGCTGGGTGAATGGCTGGCCCACCGCCGGCTCGCCGCCGATGGTTTCGACGTGGTGGCCCGCAACTGGCGCGCGCCGTTCGGCGAGGTGGATCTCGTGGCCCGGCGGGGTGAGGCGATCCATTTTGTCGAGGTCAAGACGCGGGTGCGCCACGCCCGGTGGCGACCCGAGGACGCGGTCACCGTGGAGAAGATCGAGCGCTACGGCCGGTTGGCCGCCTACTTCCTGAAAGAGCATGGCCTCCGGGATATCCCGGTCCGCTACCACGTCGTCGCCGTCATCTTCGATCCCGACGGGAGCCACGAACTGGAGTTCATCGAGAACGCGTTCAAGCCGTGAAGAGTCAGGAGTTGGGAGATAGGAGATAGGAGATCGGCAAGAATTGGTTTGTGCTTGTAATTCGTAATCGTAATTCCCAACCCGGCGGAGCCGGAACCAAAGGTGCATGATCGTGAACTCCAGCTCCGTGCCGCGATGCCGGGTCTCCGGCAAGCCCGTCCAGTTTCAAAGACAATAGCCAGGCGCCGCCCGGCGCAGCCGGGCAGCGCCTGGAAACCCGAATATTTTTACACGGTGCGCCCCTGGACAGGGGCGCGGGGAAGCGTGGATTTCGCCGACACTCTTTCCTCGCGCCCCGTACCCGGGGCGCGGCGCGTCAA belongs to Acidobacteriota bacterium and includes:
- the iorA gene encoding indolepyruvate ferredoxin oxidoreductase subunit alpha; its protein translation is MTKKLLSGDEAIARGAWEYGVRFASAYPGTPSTEILEAIAQYREIEAQWSTNEKVAFEIAMGASIGGARTLVAMKHVGVNVAADPLMTFAYTGVNGGFILVSADDPSMHSSQNEQDNRRFAAFAKIPMLEPSDSAEAKDFVGAALEISETFDSPVMLRITTRTAHGKSVALLGERQEHALRNPGKIDREKFVMLPMYARRRRLVIAEREERLARFAEETPLNRIEPGDRRVGFVTSGGAYAYVKEIWPEASFLKLGLTNPIPAGMIRRFAASVDRLIVVEELDPYLEEQIRILGLPVEGKSIFPAIGELTPDIVRACLAKAGLLEAAAAPTHAAMDGLTPRPPAMCPGCPHLGMYLALGKLRDATITGDIGCYTLGALPPVNALDTCICMGASIGAAIGIQKALGDGKNIVAVIGDSTFLHSGITGLLDAIYNKSSITIIISNNGITAMTGGQEHAASGHNLRGEPTYSVDLVALCKGLGVEHVFAADPTDHKAFSQLVKRETQSDHLSVIVSSQPCVLYPQKVKRGKYAVEPEICIGCGACRKSACPALLKSGQKTDKGHFKTVIDGELCTGCGLCASVCPVSAIQPVEKGM
- a CDS encoding indolepyruvate oxidoreductase subunit beta, which translates into the protein MTTPTTNILLVGVGGQGIILASEIIAETALRSGLDAKKSEVHGMSQRGGVVSSHVRFGPVVHSPLIEEGRADVILSFEILESLRWLNFLAPAGAVLANTQQIVPPIAAAGLTTYLDDPAAELAARVPGAVLVPADAIARELGNNRLVNSVMLGVLSTMSPLDVDAWRTVVAEFVPAKARDANRAAFERGRALRVV
- a CDS encoding YraN family protein, which produces MFGFTRRAARRLLHDPKALGRLGEWLAHRRLAADGFDVVARNWRAPFGEVDLVARRGEAIHFVEVKTRVRHARWRPEDAVTVEKIERYGRLAAYFLKEHGLRDIPVRYHVVAVIFDPDGSHELEFIENAFKP